The region CACCCTTCATCGCGGCAACGCTGGCCGCGCGGGGCCCGGCGGGCACGGCCTGACCACGAAGCGTCGCGGTAACGCGGCCGTGCAGCAACGCAGCAACCCGGCACCGCAGCAAGGCTGCGACCCTGCCCCTCATCCCCCGAACTGCTTAATGCAAACCACCGTCGGCGTGCAGATTGTCCCCCGTCAGCCAACGCGCATCGTCGGAAGCCAGGAACGCCGCCACATCGGCGATGTCCTGCGGCTTGCCGCCGCGCCCTAGCGGCGTCTGCGCGACCATCTGGCTTTCCATGTCCGAACCCGTGACGCCGGCGCTATGGGTGCCTTCGGTTTCGGTATAGCCCGGGCTTAGCGAGTTCACGCGGATCTTGCGCGGGCCCAGTTCCTTCGCCAGCACGCCGGTGATGGAATCGACCGCGCCCTTGGTGGCGGAATAGACCGCCGTACCCGGCGGCAATATCGTCGTGATGCTGGAGCTGATGTTGATGATGCTCGCGCCCTCGCCCATGTGCTTGACCGCGGCTTTGGTGGTCAACAGCAGGCCCAGCACATTGGTGTTGAAGTGGCGATGGAATTCCGCTTCGGTGATCTCTTCGATCGGCTGGAAGCCATAGACGCCCGAATTGTTGACCAGGATGTCCAGACCGCCGAACGTATCGACCGCCACCTGCACCAGCTTGGCCGTATCCGCTTCCTTGGTGACGTCGCCGCCTGCCGCGACAGCCCGGCCGCCGGCCTTCTCGATCTCCGCCACGACGGCATCCGCCCCTGCCCTGCTGCTGGAATAACCCACGACAACCGCGGCGCCGTTGGCGGCCAGCGTCTTGGCGATGCTTGCGCCGATACCCTTCGATGCGCCCGTTACCAGGGCGACTTTACCTTTGAGTTTGCTCATGGCTGATTTCCTTTAAGCGTCGCAGCGTGCGACTGAGCACATATTGTGCTGATTACACGAACAATATAGGATAAAAAAACAGCTGGAAATTACTCAGCCGCTTCGATGGCCTTGACGACATCCGCAAGCGTCTGCCGCGCCAGCCTTTGCTCGAACCCGTCCTGTGCCTCGCGCAGCACATTCGCCATACAGAACTTGATGTTCCGGCTCACCTGGCAATTTTCCGCCACCGAATAGTCGTGAAGCGCGAAGGCCTCCGGTGCCGCGCTGGCCCGATAGATATCGAGCAGCGTTATCTTCCCTGGTGATCTTGCCAGCTCACAAGCGCCGTTCTTGCCTCGCGTGGTCGTGACCAGCCCCGCTTTCGCCAGTTTGGAAATCACCCGGCGAACGAAACTGGGTTCGGCGTTCACGCTCTCCGCGAGCGCCGACGAACGCAAGGGGGTGCCTTCGTTGACCCCCAGCGCGGCCATCACATGCGAGGCAACGGAGAATTGAACATTGGTTTGCGACATGAATGTGATTATATAAATCACAATTAAAAAAGCAAGCCACCATTTGGGACGCGCTTGTCACCCGGATTCGCGCCGCGTGACGACATCGTGATCGTGTCTTTAGCCCGCCAGGTCCAGCACCTTGCTGCCGCCCCACGCGCCGGCCGTCCGCGTCGCCAGGACGAGCATCTCACCCACGCCGGGCGCGGCGGCGACGGGCGTGCCACCCGGGGCCCAGATCGTGCTGCGTCCCGCGCAGGCCCAGCCGCCCGTCATGCCGCCGTGATTCGCCAACAGGACGACCATGGCGTGGTCCGCGGCATATCCCGCCAGTTGGCGGCTTTCCGTGGCATAGGCGCCCTCGCTGATCACCGAGCCCACGGCGTAGACATCCGCATGGCCGGCCGCGGCGCTCGCCGCATGTTCGGGGTGTGTGGCATCCGCGCACACGCCCAGCGCCACATTGGCGCCGTCGAAACGCAGATGCGCACCGCCCTTGCCCGCGGTGAATACGGCTTCTTCGCCACCATGCAGGTATTGCTTGGTATAGACATCGGTCGACCCGTCCGGCCGCAGGATCAGGGCGCCGATCGATACGCCCTGTCCGTCTGCAGCCGAAGCAAGCAAAGGCGCGCCGACCACTGTCACCATGCCGGTCTGGCGCGCCAGATCGCGCAGAGGGTCCAGGTGAGGGTCATCCAGTCGCAACGCCAACGCACGGGCCACGCTCGGCTCATAGCCGGTCAGCGACAGTTCAGGAAACACCAGCAGGTTTACACCGTGATCCGCGGCCGCTTCCATGAAGCGCAAGTGGCGCTCGGTGTTCGACGGGATATCCCCCGCAAAGGAAATGGACTGCGCCGCGGCGATGGTGAAGGTCATGGTCTTTTCGAAGGGACGAAGTAAAAACCTGCGCCGCGATTGTACAAGTCAGCGCCCCGCCTGCCCTACCGTTTCGTCCGTCCCAACGGTCCCGTCCGCCCCCGTCCGCTGCTCCGCCCCACCGCCCAAGGCCACGTACAAGGACACGCCGTTCTGCAAGGCCGCCGCCCGCAGGCTCAGCATCTGCAATTCCGCGCTGAACAGATTGCGGCGGGCGTCCATGACCTCCAGATAGATGGAGATCCCGTTCAAATAGCGCAACTCGGCCGTCTCCGCCAGGCGCTGCTGCGCCTGGATGGCGACGCCTTGCACGGCAACCTGCTCACGCAAGCGCTTGGCCCGCTCCAGCGCGGTGGCCACTTCGCTGAAAGCCGACTGCACGGTCTTGATGTAGTTGGCCACCAGCTCGGCATGCTGCGCGCGGGCAAGTTCGACGGCGGCGCGGCGCTGGCCGTAGTCGAAGATGGGCATGCCTATGCCGGCGCCTATGCTCCAGCTCTGATTGTGGCCCTCGACCAGCCCGGCCAATTCAGTCGATGCGTAGCCCAGCGAACCGGTCAGCGAGATGCTTGGAAACAGCGCCGCGCGCGCCGCACCGATGTTCGCGTCAGCACCTGCCAGTCGCTGCTCGGCCTGACGGATGTCCGGTCGCGCAAGCAACAAGGCCGACGGCAGGCCGGGACTGAGTTCTTCGAACTGTCCCGTCGCTTCGATGGGATTCGGCGTTACCGCGTGCAAATCCACATGCCCGCCGGCCAGCACCCACAGCCGGTTCCACGCCTCCGCCGCCGCGCGCTGCATCTCCGCCAACTGCGCCTGGGCCTGCGTCATCAGGATGGCGGCCTGTTCGAAGTCGACCGTGGACGTCACCCCCGCATCCAGGCGATCGCGCGCGATGCCCAGTGCATAACGCCGGGCCGCCAGGGTGCGTTGGGCCAAGGCCACGCCTTCTTCGCTGGCGCGCGCGTCGTAATAGGTCGCCGCGACGTTGGCGATGAGCGACAGGTGAAAGGCGCGCTGCCCCTCCACCGTAGCCAGATACTGATGCATGGCCGCCTGGTTGAGATTGCGCACGCGGCCCCAGAAGTCCAGTTCAAAACTGGTCACCGCCACCTGCAGATTGAACTGGTTGAACTCGATGCTGCGGGTGCTGCCGGCGAAAGCGGGATCGACCACGGCCAGGGGCGCCTGGTTACGGCTGGCCCCGGCGCCTACGTCCACGCGCGGCAGCAGATTCGCGTGCTCGATGCGATAGAAGGCACGCGCCTGATCGATGCGCGCGAAGGCCGCCGCCAGGTCCTGATTGTGCTGCAAGGCGTAGGCGATGAGCAGGCGCAGTTGCGGATCGCCGAAGAACTGCTGCCAGGACACCTGGTCGGCCGTGGCGGTGGCCATGGTGTCCACACCCTTGCTCGCATCCCTGCTTGTCGCCGTGTCGGCGTCGTCCGCGTAGCGCGCCGGCAGATCGACGGTTGGCGGGGGTTGCTCAGGCGCGAAATTGCACCCCGTCAGCGCGGCAGCCAGCACCAACATCAGCGGCACGGCCCCCGTCGGAAACCCGCAGGACGAGCGCGCCCTCATCTTGCATCCTCGCCAGCCTGGCGCGCCGCCTTGGAGCCACCCAGCCACCCGCGCACCACCACATAGAACAACGGCGTGAAGAACACCCCGAACAGCGTGGCCGTCAGCATGCTGCCCATCACGCTGGTGCCCACGGCCTGGCGGCTGGCCGCGCCGGCGCCGGTGGCCAGCACCAGAGGCATCATGCCCAGCACAAAGGTCAGGCTGGTCATGATGATGGGACGCAGCCGCTGGCGCGCGGCGTCGAGCACGGCAGCTTCGCGCTCGCGCCCGGCCTCTTCTTCCTTCAAGGCGAATTCGACGATAAGGATGCCGTTCTTGGCGGCCAGCCCGATGATGGTCACCAGGCCAATGTTGAAATAGACGTCGGCCGACAGCCCCCGCAACAGCGTGAACGCGGCCGCGCCCAGGATGCCGAAGGGCAAGATCAGCATGACCGAAATCGGCACGGACCAGCTCTCGTAGAGCGCCGACAACAGCAGGAAGACCACGATCAGGGAAATGGTGAGCAGCAGAGCCACCTGATTGCCCGTCTGGCGTTCTTCATAGGCCGTTCCCGTCCACTCGAACGTCATGCCTGGCGGCAGGTTGGCGCGAGCCAGGTCTTCCATCGCCACCAACGCGGTGCCGCTGGACTGGCCGGCCGCCGCCTGCCCCGATATCGTGACGGCAGGAAAGCCGTTGTAGCGCTCCAGCTGCTGCGGCCCGTTGATCCAGCGCGTGCGGGTGAAGGTGGAGAATGGCACCAGCTGCCCCCGATCGTTCGGCAACTGCAGGGCCAGGATGTCGCCCGAACTCATCCGCTGGCTGGCATCCCCTTGCAGGAACACCCGCAGGATGCTGCCTTCGTGCAGGAAGTCGTTGGCGTAGTTGGCGCCGAAGGCCAAGGCCAGCGCCTGGTTCACCTGGCCGATCTGCAGACCCAGGGCGCGCGCGTGGATGCGGTCGACTTCGACATACAACTGAGGCGCGGGCGGCATGCCATCCAGCCGCGCGCCGGCGATGACGGGATCACGATTGGCGGCCACCAGCAAAGCCGTCGCCGCGGCGGCCAGGCGCTCGCCGCCCTGGCCGGTGCGGTCCTGCACCTTCATCGAAAAACCCGCGGCATTGCCCAGCGAAGGAATGGGCGGCGGATTCAGGGCAAAGATCAGTGCCTGCGGAATATCCCTGAACGCGCCATTGCTGCGCGCCACCAGGGTGTCGACCGAATCCTTGCGGTCCGCCCAGGGCTTGAGGTCCACGAAAGACAAGGCGGCCGTCTGACCCTGCCCGAAGAAACTGAAGCCGGTGACGGACGCCACGTTACGCACCGCCGGAAATTGCCGCAGGATGGCTTCGGCCTGGTCCACGGCCACCTGCGTGCGGTCCGCCGTGCCGCCCGGTGCGCCGGTATAGGACACGAAGAAATAGCCCTGGTCCTCGGACGGCAGATAGCCGCCGGGAATGCGCGAAAACAAAAACATCGTCACCCCGGTCAGCGCCAGGAAGAACAGCAGCCACCGCTTGGGCCGCTTCAGCATGTACCCTACTGCCCCGGCGTAGCGCGCGGTCAAACGATCGAACATCGTGTTGAAGGCTTTGAAGCCCCGCAGTTTCAGACGCGTGATGCGGCCGCCGCCGGCGCCCGTTTGCTTCTCCTGCTTGAACAGCGCCGCGCACAAGGCAGGACCCAGCGACAGCGCCAATACCGTCGAGATGACGATGGATACCGACAGGGTGATGGAGAATTGCCGGTAGATCGCGCCGCTGGAGCCGGGGAACATGGCCATGGGCACAAACACCGCGACCAGCACCAGGGTACTGGCGACGACAGGCCCCCACACCTGGCCCACGGCTTTGGGCGTGGCCTGGCGCGCGTCCAGGCCTTCGTCCTTCATGATGCGCGCCACGTTCTCGGAAACGACGATGGCATCGTCGTTCAGGATGCCGATGGCGACCACCATGCCGAACAGGGACAACAGGTTCAGGGATGCGCCGAACAAATACAGGCCAGCGCATGTGCCTATCAGGGCGATGGGCACCACCAGGGTAGGAACCAAGGTGGCGCGCCAGCTTTGCAGGAAGACGTACACCATGACCGTCACCAGCAGCAGCGCTTCGATCATCGTGCCCAATACCGACCGGATCGAGGTGGTGATGAAGGGTGTGGTGTCGAAAGGCACCGACCAGCTGACGTTGGCCGGAAAAATCGATTGCAGTTCCGTCATGCGCTGGCGTATGCCGCGCGCCACCGACAAGGCATTGGCGTCGTTGGCCAGCTGGATGGCGATGCCGGCCGACTCCTTGCCGTTCACGCGCAAGCGAAAGCCATAGTTGTCATTGCCCAGCTCGACGCGGGCGACATCGCCCAGGGTCACGGTGGAGCCGTCCCGGCTCACCCGCAGAATGATCTGGCGAAACTGCTCCGGCGTGGCCAGGCGGCCTTGGGTCACGATGGGAACGTTGAACTCCGCCCCCGCTGCCAAGGGTTGCTCGCCCAGCGCGCCACCGGCCGTCTGGGCGTTCTGCTCCTGTACCGCCCGCAACACTTCCGCCGCCGACATCTGGAAGCTTTCCAGCTTGCGTTGATCCAGCCAAACGCGCATGGCGTAGGACGAGCCGAACAGCTGCACGTCGCCCACGCCAGGGATGCGCCGCAGTTCATCGAGGATATTGTTCGAAGCGAAATTGCCCATCTGTACGGCGGTGACGTCCGGGCTGGCCGACTGCAAGGCCAGCAGCATCAGGAAGCCGCTGGAGGCCTTGGTCACCGTGATGCCCAGCTGCCGCACTTCCGCGGGCAGCCGTGGTTCGACCCGGCTGAGCCGGTCCTGCACCTGGCCGCGCGCGACATCCAGGTCGGTGCCGGGCCGCAGGGTCACCGTGATCTGCGCCGTCCCGTTGGCACGGCTGATGGACGACATATACAGGAAATCGTCCAGCCCATTCATCTCGGATTCAATGACTGAGGTCACTGTCCGGTCTATCGTGCCGGTGTCGGCGCCGCGATAGCTGGCATTGATCGTGATCGAAGGCGGCGCGATGTTCGGGTATTGCTCGATAGGCAGCAGGAGCATCGCGATCACGCCGAACAGCAGCATGAACAATGCCACCACCCACGCCGCCACGGGTCGATTCACGAAGAATGCATTCATGGGCCTGGCCCCGGCCCGTGCTGTTCCACCGCGCGTACGCGCTGCTCGGGCGCGATCTTCTGCCAGCCGTCGACGATGACGCGCTCGCCAGTCGCCAGGCCCGAGCGGACCTCCCACTGGCCCTGCTGCTGATCGCCGAGCACTACCTGCCGCAGGTGCGCGATGTCGTCGGCGCCGACGACATATACGCTGGCGCCGCCGGCATTCAGCGCCACCGCGCGCGACGGCACGAGCACCGCGTCCTGGCGCTCGCCGATGCGAAAGCGGCCGGTGACGAACTGTCCGGGCAACAGCACCCTGTCCGCGTTCTGGAAACGCGCCCGCACGCTTTGCGCGCCGGTGGCGGGATCGATGCTCAGGTCGGCGAAGTCGACCTCACCGGTCTCGTCATAGGCCCGGCCGTTGGCCAAGGTGATCTGTACGGGGAAACGGATGTCCTTGCTCAGTTGCAGCCCGCCTTGCCTGGCTTCGTCCATCAGGTCCAGGATGGCCGTGTTGGACTTGGGAAAGGTGGCGAAGATGGGCGAAAGCTGGTTGATCTGGGCCAGCAAGGTCGCCGACGCGGCGCTGACTAAAGCCCCTTCCGTGACCAATGCTCGCCCGACCCGGCCGGCGATGGGCGCCCGCACGACGCAACGCTCCAGCCGCAGCTTGGCCAAGGTGACGGCGGCGCGCGCATCGGCCACGCTGGCCTGAGCCTGGCCCTGGGCGGACACGGCAGCCTCATATTCCTGGGCGCTGACCGCCTGGCGCTGCACCAACGGCCGAAAGCGCGCCACGACGGACTGGGCGTTTGTCTGTACGGCCAGGGCGCGCTGCAACATCGCGTTGGCCTGCTCCAGCTGCGCGCGGTAGTCGCTGTCATCGATGGCGAACAGCGGCGCGCCGGCATTGACGTCGGTGCCTTCGGTGTAGAGCAGTTTCTGGACGATGCCGTCGACGCGGGCGCGCACTTCAGCGGTACGGATAGGTTCGACCCGTCCAGACAGATCGATTTGCGCGGCTGCCCCGTGCGACGCGATGGTCATCACGGTGACCGCGACAGCGGGCGGAGGACCGGCCGCGGCGACTTGTTGCTTGTCATCGCAGCCGGTGAGCGCGACCACTGACGCGCATGTCGCGGCGAGAGCCGCCCGGCGCAATGTCTTCGTGAAGTGCCGGCCGCAGTCCCGGGCGCGGCCCGCATGACGCTCAACCTTGCCTGGGAAACGCATTTCCAACTCCCTCACGCAACACACATTGAACGTGGGACTGAATGAATGCGGAACTGCCCTGCCGTGATCGGGTGGGCCTTAAGCGGTTGGAAAGTAAGGGTAAAAGCGCGACATAAGGGTTCTACTGCCGCTTAACATTTGTTGTCAAGCAATTTACATGACACCCCCGGGGGGTGTAGTATCCGCCCCATGCCACATTCACCCGAAGAAAAAAAGAAGGCGCTGCGGCGCGTTCGCAGCATCCGCGGCCAGACCGAGGCGCTGGAGCGCGCGCTGGAAGGCGGCGCTGAATGCGCGCTCGTCCTGCAGCAGATCGCCGCGATTCGCGGCGCTGCCAACGCCTTGATGTTGGAGGTGCTGGAATCCCATATCCGTGAGGAGTTCGATGAGTACTCCGAGAAGGACCCCCGCCATGCCGAGCGCGTGCGCGACATGACCACACTGGTACGCGCCTATCTGCGTTAGGTGCATCAGCGCGCCTGCTATGGTGCCCCCAGGCGGCACCCCTGCGTCTTCCATTCCATTCATTTGCTGGAGCAAATTCCATGAAATCCCGCGCCGCCGTAGCCTTCGAAGCTGGCAAACCCCTGCAAATCGTCGAGATCGATGTCGCCGCGCCCAAGAAGGGCGAAGTGATGGTGAAGATCACCCATACCGGCGTCTGCCATACTGACGCCTTCACGCTGTCGGGCGATGATCCCGAAGGTATCTTCCCCGCCGTGCTGGGCCATGAAGGCGCCGGCATCGTGGTGGAAGTGGGCGAAGGCGTGACCAGCGTCAAGGTCGGCGACCACGTCATCCCGCTCTATACCGCCGAGTGCGGCGAATGCCTGTTCTGCAAGAGCGGCAAGACCAATCTGTGTACGTCGGTGCGCGCCACCCAGGGCAAGGGCGTGATGCCCGACGGCACCACGCGCTTCAGCTACAACGGCCAACCCATCTATCACTACATGGGTTGCTCCACCTTCAGCGAATACACCGTCGTGGCCGAAGTCTCGCTGGCCAAGATCAATCCGCAGGCCAACCCCGAACACGTCTGCCTGCTGGGCTGCGGCGTCACCACCGGGCTGGGCGCGGTGAAGAACACGGCCAAGGTGCAGGAAGGCGACAGCGTCGCCGTGTTCGGCCTGGGCGGCATCGGGCTGGCCGTGATCCAGGGCGCCAAGCTGGCCAAGGCCGGCCGCATCATCGCCGTCGACACCAATCCCGCCAAGTTCGAACTGGCGAAGACCTTCGGCGCGACCGACTGCATCAATCCCAAGGATTACGACAAGCCCATCCAGCAAGTGATCGTCGAGATGACCGGCTGGGGCGTGGACCACAGCTTCGAGTGCATCGGCAACGTCAATGTGATGCGCGCGGCGCTAGAAGCGGCGCACCGTGGCTGGGGCCAGTCCGTCATCATCGGCGTGGCCGGCGCGGGCCAGGAAATCTCCACCCGTCCGTTCCAGCTGGTCACCGGACGCCGCTGGCTGGGCACCGCTTTCGGCGGCGTGAAGGGCCGCAGCCAGCTGCCCGGCATGGTCGAGGACGCCATGTCCGGCCGCATCCAGCTCGAACCCTTCGTCACGCATACGATGCCGTTGACCGGTATCAACGACGCCTTCGACCTGATGCATGAAGGCAAGTCGATCCGCTCGGTAGTGAACTTCGAGGGCTGAGCCTTCCCTGCCGCGCCTCGCTCAAGGCCGGAAGCGATGCAGCCCGAATGGCTGCAACACCGCGGGAATCCGCTGTTCCAACAGGCCTTGAGCGACGGCTTCGGCGACCGCTGGCCCGATGGCGAAGCCATGGCCGCTCCAGCCGGTGGCGAACCATACGGCGGGGTGGCCCGGCACACGATCGATGATCGGGATCTGGTCGACGGAGCTGGAATCCGCGCGGCTGGCTTCCACGTCCACGACGTGCGCGTCCGCGGCGGTGATCGGAAAGGTCGCGGTCAACGCGGCCAGGCTGGCGCTCAAGGTGTTGAGATTACTGGTGCCGATCTCGGTCGCGTCATCCCACGTGCCCACGCCGCCACCCGTCACCGTCACATGATCCGCATCGGCGCGCTTGATCGACAGCGAACGGCTGTTGTGGTTGACCAGGTGGTCAAGCTTGAGCGCG is a window of Bordetella sp. N DNA encoding:
- a CDS encoding SDR family NAD(P)-dependent oxidoreductase, which encodes MSKLKGKVALVTGASKGIGASIAKTLAANGAAVVVGYSSSRAGADAVVAEIEKAGGRAVAAGGDVTKEADTAKLVQVAVDTFGGLDILVNNSGVYGFQPIEEITEAEFHRHFNTNVLGLLLTTKAAVKHMGEGASIINISSSITTILPPGTAVYSATKGAVDSITGVLAKELGPRKIRVNSLSPGYTETEGTHSAGVTGSDMESQMVAQTPLGRGGKPQDIADVAAFLASDDARWLTGDNLHADGGLH
- a CDS encoding Rrf2 family transcriptional regulator, with amino-acid sequence MSQTNVQFSVASHVMAALGVNEGTPLRSSALAESVNAEPSFVRRVISKLAKAGLVTTTRGKNGACELARSPGKITLLDIYRASAAPEAFALHDYSVAENCQVSRNIKFCMANVLREAQDGFEQRLARQTLADVVKAIEAAE
- a CDS encoding carbon-nitrogen hydrolase family protein; its protein translation is MTFTIAAAQSISFAGDIPSNTERHLRFMEAAADHGVNLLVFPELSLTGYEPSVARALALRLDDPHLDPLRDLARQTGMVTVVGAPLLASAADGQGVSIGALILRPDGSTDVYTKQYLHGGEEAVFTAGKGGAHLRFDGANVALGVCADATHPEHAASAAAGHADVYAVGSVISEGAYATESRQLAGYAADHAMVVLLANHGGMTGGWACAGRSTIWAPGGTPVAAAPGVGEMLVLATRTAGAWGGSKVLDLAG
- a CDS encoding efflux transporter outer membrane subunit gives rise to the protein MRARSSCGFPTGAVPLMLVLAAALTGCNFAPEQPPPTVDLPARYADDADTATSRDASKGVDTMATATADQVSWQQFFGDPQLRLLIAYALQHNQDLAAAFARIDQARAFYRIEHANLLPRVDVGAGASRNQAPLAVVDPAFAGSTRSIEFNQFNLQVAVTSFELDFWGRVRNLNQAAMHQYLATVEGQRAFHLSLIANVAATYYDARASEEGVALAQRTLAARRYALGIARDRLDAGVTSTVDFEQAAILMTQAQAQLAEMQRAAAEAWNRLWVLAGGHVDLHAVTPNPIEATGQFEELSPGLPSALLLARPDIRQAEQRLAGADANIGAARAALFPSISLTGSLGYASTELAGLVEGHNQSWSIGAGIGMPIFDYGQRRAAVELARAQHAELVANYIKTVQSAFSEVATALERAKRLREQVAVQGVAIQAQQRLAETAELRYLNGISIYLEVMDARRNLFSAELQMLSLRAAALQNGVSLYVALGGGAEQRTGADGTVGTDETVGQAGR
- a CDS encoding multidrug efflux RND transporter permease subunit encodes the protein MNAFFVNRPVAAWVVALFMLLFGVIAMLLLPIEQYPNIAPPSITINASYRGADTGTIDRTVTSVIESEMNGLDDFLYMSSISRANGTAQITVTLRPGTDLDVARGQVQDRLSRVEPRLPAEVRQLGITVTKASSGFLMLLALQSASPDVTAVQMGNFASNNILDELRRIPGVGDVQLFGSSYAMRVWLDQRKLESFQMSAAEVLRAVQEQNAQTAGGALGEQPLAAGAEFNVPIVTQGRLATPEQFRQIILRVSRDGSTVTLGDVARVELGNDNYGFRLRVNGKESAGIAIQLANDANALSVARGIRQRMTELQSIFPANVSWSVPFDTTPFITTSIRSVLGTMIEALLLVTVMVYVFLQSWRATLVPTLVVPIALIGTCAGLYLFGASLNLLSLFGMVVAIGILNDDAIVVSENVARIMKDEGLDARQATPKAVGQVWGPVVASTLVLVAVFVPMAMFPGSSGAIYRQFSITLSVSIVISTVLALSLGPALCAALFKQEKQTGAGGGRITRLKLRGFKAFNTMFDRLTARYAGAVGYMLKRPKRWLLFFLALTGVTMFLFSRIPGGYLPSEDQGYFFVSYTGAPGGTADRTQVAVDQAEAILRQFPAVRNVASVTGFSFFGQGQTAALSFVDLKPWADRKDSVDTLVARSNGAFRDIPQALIFALNPPPIPSLGNAAGFSMKVQDRTGQGGERLAAAATALLVAANRDPVIAGARLDGMPPAPQLYVEVDRIHARALGLQIGQVNQALALAFGANYANDFLHEGSILRVFLQGDASQRMSSGDILALQLPNDRGQLVPFSTFTRTRWINGPQQLERYNGFPAVTISGQAAAGQSSGTALVAMEDLARANLPPGMTFEWTGTAYEERQTGNQVALLLTISLIVVFLLLSALYESWSVPISVMLILPFGILGAAAFTLLRGLSADVYFNIGLVTIIGLAAKNGILIVEFALKEEEAGREREAAVLDAARQRLRPIIMTSLTFVLGMMPLVLATGAGAASRQAVGTSVMGSMLTATLFGVFFTPLFYVVVRGWLGGSKAARQAGEDAR
- a CDS encoding efflux RND transporter periplasmic adaptor subunit; amino-acid sequence: MRFPGKVERHAGRARDCGRHFTKTLRRAALAATCASVVALTGCDDKQQVAAAGPPPAVAVTVMTIASHGAAAQIDLSGRVEPIRTAEVRARVDGIVQKLLYTEGTDVNAGAPLFAIDDSDYRAQLEQANAMLQRALAVQTNAQSVVARFRPLVQRQAVSAQEYEAAVSAQGQAQASVADARAAVTLAKLRLERCVVRAPIAGRVGRALVTEGALVSAASATLLAQINQLSPIFATFPKSNTAILDLMDEARQGGLQLSKDIRFPVQITLANGRAYDETGEVDFADLSIDPATGAQSVRARFQNADRVLLPGQFVTGRFRIGERQDAVLVPSRAVALNAGGASVYVVGADDIAHLRQVVLGDQQQGQWEVRSGLATGERVIVDGWQKIAPEQRVRAVEQHGPGPGP
- a CDS encoding metal-sensing transcriptional repressor, which encodes MPHSPEEKKKALRRVRSIRGQTEALERALEGGAECALVLQQIAAIRGAANALMLEVLESHIREEFDEYSEKDPRHAERVRDMTTLVRAYLR
- a CDS encoding S-(hydroxymethyl)glutathione dehydrogenase/class III alcohol dehydrogenase, whose protein sequence is MKSRAAVAFEAGKPLQIVEIDVAAPKKGEVMVKITHTGVCHTDAFTLSGDDPEGIFPAVLGHEGAGIVVEVGEGVTSVKVGDHVIPLYTAECGECLFCKSGKTNLCTSVRATQGKGVMPDGTTRFSYNGQPIYHYMGCSTFSEYTVVAEVSLAKINPQANPEHVCLLGCGVTTGLGAVKNTAKVQEGDSVAVFGLGGIGLAVIQGAKLAKAGRIIAVDTNPAKFELAKTFGATDCINPKDYDKPIQQVIVEMTGWGVDHSFECIGNVNVMRAALEAAHRGWGQSVIIGVAGAGQEISTRPFQLVTGRRWLGTAFGGVKGRSQLPGMVEDAMSGRIQLEPFVTHTMPLTGINDAFDLMHEGKSIRSVVNFEG